One Micromonospora eburnea genomic region harbors:
- a CDS encoding ABC transporter permease, whose amino-acid sequence MTVTTSSTTASSTRAGNRRPPALGGFSTPVLGIEIRRVLRNRRTLLFILVMPAVFFLLFGLPQRGQHLDNGLPVTGWIMISLAVYAAMVATTSAGAAVATERSLGWSRQLRLTPLHPAAYVATKVATAMVLGLLGVLVEFAVGAASGVRLPAYVWIESGLTAWLGSLVFAALGLFVGYLAPAENVMQFMGPVLAILAMFGGLFFPLDMLPNVMQQIAKFTPVYGVGQLARSPMIGDGLDWVAVCNVAVWTAVFGLGAARLFRRDTSRV is encoded by the coding sequence ATGACCGTCACCACCTCGTCCACCACCGCTTCGTCCACCCGGGCCGGAAACCGCCGGCCTCCCGCCCTGGGCGGTTTCTCCACCCCGGTGCTCGGCATCGAGATCCGCCGGGTGCTGCGCAACCGCCGGACCCTGCTGTTCATCCTGGTCATGCCGGCGGTCTTCTTCCTCCTCTTCGGCCTGCCCCAGCGCGGGCAGCACCTGGACAACGGGCTGCCGGTGACCGGCTGGATCATGATCAGCCTTGCGGTCTACGCCGCGATGGTCGCCACCACCAGCGCCGGGGCGGCGGTCGCGACCGAGCGGTCGCTGGGCTGGAGCCGACAGCTGCGGCTCACCCCGTTGCACCCGGCCGCGTACGTGGCCACGAAGGTGGCCACCGCGATGGTGCTCGGCCTGCTCGGCGTGCTGGTCGAGTTCGCCGTCGGCGCCGCCTCCGGGGTCCGGCTGCCGGCGTACGTCTGGATCGAGTCCGGACTGACCGCGTGGCTCGGCTCGCTGGTCTTCGCCGCACTCGGCCTCTTCGTCGGCTACCTCGCCCCGGCCGAGAACGTGATGCAGTTCATGGGCCCGGTGCTGGCGATCCTGGCCATGTTCGGCGGCCTGTTCTTCCCGCTCGACATGCTGCCGAATGTGATGCAGCAGATCGCCAAGTTCACCCCGGTGTACGGCGTCGGTCAGCTCGCCCGGTCCCCGATGATCGGGGACGGGCTGGATTGGGTCGCGGTCTGCAACGTCGCCGTCTGGACCGCCGTCTTCGGCCTCGGCGCGGCCCGGCTGTTCCGCCGGGACACCAGCCGCGTCTGA